A genomic segment from Streptomyces sp. NBC_00459 encodes:
- a CDS encoding carbohydrate ABC transporter permease → MSTDVDGRRPRGIASALIYLSLVLASLVVLVPLSVVFLTSLKTSKEMTEGGGAFRLPGDWLNWSNYATAFNDGHMLSAFGNTAFILLFSITGTVIIGSMTAYAIDRFTFCGRKLVMGLFLVATLVPGVTTQVATFQVVNSFGLFDTRWAPILLYMGTDIVSIYIFLQFIRSIPVSLDEAARLDGANALTIYWRIIFPLLKPAIATVVIIKGITVYNDFYIPFLYMPSEGMGTISTALFRFKGPFGAHWEAISAGAILVIVPTLVVFLFLQRYIYNGFARGATK, encoded by the coding sequence ATGAGCACCGACGTGGACGGCCGTCGCCCCCGGGGCATCGCCTCGGCCCTCATCTATCTGTCCCTGGTACTCGCCTCGCTGGTGGTCCTGGTCCCCCTGTCCGTCGTGTTCCTCACCTCGCTGAAGACATCGAAGGAGATGACGGAAGGGGGAGGTGCTTTCCGGCTCCCCGGCGACTGGCTGAACTGGTCCAACTACGCCACCGCCTTCAACGACGGCCACATGCTGTCGGCGTTCGGGAACACCGCCTTCATCCTGCTGTTCTCCATCACCGGCACGGTGATCATCGGCTCGATGACCGCGTACGCGATAGACCGGTTCACCTTCTGCGGCCGGAAACTGGTCATGGGGCTGTTCCTGGTCGCCACCCTGGTACCGGGCGTGACCACGCAGGTGGCCACCTTCCAGGTGGTCAACAGCTTCGGTCTCTTCGACACGCGCTGGGCGCCGATCCTGCTCTACATGGGCACCGACATCGTGTCCATCTACATCTTCCTGCAGTTCATCCGCTCGATCCCCGTCTCCCTCGACGAGGCCGCCCGGCTCGACGGCGCGAACGCGCTCACCATCTACTGGCGGATCATCTTCCCGCTGCTCAAACCGGCGATCGCCACCGTCGTCATCATCAAGGGCATCACCGTCTACAACGACTTCTACATTCCCTTCCTCTACATGCCCTCCGAGGGCATGGGCACCATCTCCACGGCCCTGTTCCGCTTCAAGGGCCCCTTCGGCGCCCACTGGGAGGCCATCTCGGCGGGGGCGATCCTCGTCATCGTGCCCACGCTCGTCGTCTTCCTCTTCCTCCAGCGCTACATCTACAACGGGTTCGCGCGGGGCGCCACGAAGTGA